Proteins from a single region of Nerophis lumbriciformis linkage group LG36, RoL_Nlum_v2.1, whole genome shotgun sequence:
- the LOC133576926 gene encoding protocadherin beta-8-like encodes MAPRKCVVDARWIRRLLSGPRHQMGLLLCILYLVTTVSGQIRYSIPEEMKKGSVIGNVAQDLGLDVKRLRSGRARIVTRGNNQYTELKTDKGLLVVNDRIDREQLCGDVTPCSFSFEVILENPIELHSVRILIQDQNDNAPQVLYPVQTGGSVLAEMVPRSADVGYLVTKVVAVDVDSGQNAWLSYKVHKATDRALFEVGLHNGEIRTVRQVTDKDAVKQRLSVLVEDNGQPSRSATVIVNVAVADSFPEVLSEFTDFSMHDKEYNDKLTFYLVLALAVVSFLFITCLLLIISVKVYRWRQSRVLYHSNLPVIPYYPPRYSDTLGTGTLQHVYNYEVCRTTDSRKSDMKNMQAMSQSLVSVDGAEADTPHVTNQMSGNFSQMSTLVEDALE; translated from the exons atggCACCTCGAAAATGCGTCGTTGACGCACGGTGGATTCGGCGATTGTTGTCTGGACCACGACACCAAATGGGACTACTTCTTTGCATCCTTTATTTGGTTACCACGGTAAGTGGTCAGATTCGTTATTCTATCCCAGAAGAAATGAAGAAAGGCTCGGTGATCGGTAATGTGGCGCAAGATCTTGGCTTGGATGTGAAAAGGCTGCGTTCAGGGCGGGCCCGCATCGTGACGAGAGGAAACAACCAGTACACCGAGCTGAAGACGGACAAAGGGCTTCTCGTCGTTAACGACAGAATAGACCGGGAGCAGCTTTGTGGAGATGTGACGCCATGTAGCTTCAGCTTTGAGGTCATTTTAGAAAACCCGATTGAATTGCAC AGCGTTCGTATCCTGATCCAGGACCAGAACGACAATGCCCCCCAGGTCCTGTACCCGGTCCAGACAGGCGGCTCGGTGCTGGCTGAAATGGTGCCTCGTTCAGCAGATGTGGGCTATCTGGTGACTAAAGTGGTGGCTGTGGATGTGGACTCTGGACAGAACGCCTGGCTCTCCTATAAAGTGCACAAAGCCACAGACAGGGCGCTGTTTGAAGTGGGCCTACACAATGGAGAAATAAGAACTGTCCGCCAAGTCACTGATAAAGATGCCGTCAAACAAAGACTGAGTGTTCTAGTGGAGGACAACGGGCAGCCCTCTCGTTCAGCTACAGTCATTGTTAACGTGGCGGTGGCGGACAGCTTCCCTGAAGTGCTGTCAGAGTTCACTGACTTTAGCATGCACGACAAGGAGTACAATGACAAGCTGACTTTTTACTTAGTCTTGGCTTTGGCTGTGGTCTCCTTCCTCTTCATCACCTGCTTGCTGCTCATCATATCAGTCAAAGTGTACAGGTGGAGACAGTCTCGCGTCCTGTACCACTCCAACCTCCCTGTCATTCCATATTATCCACCACGTTACTCAGACACTTTGGGGACAGGGACTCTCCAACACGTGTACAATTACGAGGTGTGCAGGACCACCGACTCCAGAAAAAGTGACATGAAGAATATGCAAGCCATGAGTCAAAGTTTAGTGAGTGTGGATGGAGCTGAAGCTGATACACCACATGTGACCAATCAGATGTCAGGAAACTTTTCACAGATGTCAACTTTG GTTGAGGACGCATTAGAGTGA
- the LOC133576796 gene encoding protocadherin beta-16-like → MAPRKCVADARWIWRLFSGPRHQIGLIFCIFYLVTTVSGQIRYSISEETKKGSLIGNVAQDLGLDVKRLRSGRARIVTGENVQYTELKTDKGLLVVNDRIDREQLCGDVTPCSFSFEVILENPIELHSVRILIQDQNDNNPQVLYPVQTGGSVLAEMVPRSADVGYLVTKVVAVDVDSGQNAWLSYKVHKATDRALFEVGLHNGEIRTVRQVTDKDAVKQRLSVLVEDNGQPSRSATVIVNVAVADSFPEVLSEFTDFSMHDKEYNDKLTFYLVLALAVVSFLFITCLLLIISVKVYRWRQSRVLYHSNLPVIPYPPRYSDTLGTGTLQHVYNYEVCRTTDSRKSDMKNMQAMSQSLVSVDGADADTPHVTKQMSGNFSQMSTLRVCLLLLSMLSNVVVGEGNSVPPGDVTEHVTGLHFISR, encoded by the exons ATGGCACCTCGAAAATGCGTCGCTGACGCACGATGGATTTGGCGACTCTTTTCTGGCCCACGGCACCAAATTGGACTTATTTTTTGCATCTTTTATTTGGTCACCACGGTAAGTGGTCAGATTCGTTATTCTATCTCTGAAGAGACAAAGAAAGGCTCATTGATCGGTAATGTGGCGCAAGATCTCGGCTTGGACGTGAAAAGGTTGCGTTCAGGGCGGGCCCGCATCGTGACGGGAGAAAACGTCCAGTACACCGAGCTGAAGACAGACAAAGGGCTTCTCGTCGTTAACGACAGAATAGACCGGGAGCAGCTTTGTGGAGATGTGACGCCATGTAGCTTCAGCTTTGAGGTCATTTTGGAAAACCCGATTGAATTGCAC AGCGTTCGCATCCTGATTCAGGACCAGAATGACAACAACCCCCAGGTCCTGTACCCGGTCCAGACTGGTGGCTCGGTGCTGGCTGAAATGGTGCCTCGTTCAGCAGATGTGGGCTATCTGGTGACTAAAGTGGTGGCTGTTGATGTGGACTCTGGACAGAACGCCTGGCTCTCCTATAAAGTGCACAAAGCCACAGACAGGGCGCTGTTTGAAGTGGGCCTACACAATGGAGAAATAAGAACTGTCCGCCAAGTCACTGATAAAGATGCCGTCAAACAAAGACTGAGTGTTCTAGTGGAGGACAACGGGCAGCCCTCTCGTTCAGCTACAGTCATTGTTAACGTGGCGGTGGCGGACAGCTTCCCTGAAGTGCTGTCAGAGTTCACTGACTTTAGCATGCACGACAAGGAGTACAATGACAAGCTGACTTTTTACTTAGTCTTGGCTTTGGCTGTGGTCTCCTTCCTCTTCATCACCTGCTTGCTGCTCATCATATCAGTCAAAGTGTACAGGTGGAGACAGTCTCGCGTCCTGTACCACTCCAACCTCCCTGTCATTCCATATCCGCCACGTTACTCAGACACTTTGGGGACAGGGACTCTCCAACACGTGTACAATTACGAGGTGTGCAGGACCACCGACTCCAGGAAAAGTGACATGAAGAATATGCAAGCCATGAGTCAAAGTTTAGTGAGTGTGGATGGAGCTGATGCTGATACACCACATGTGACCAAGCAGATGTCAGGAAACTTTTCACAGATGTCAACTTTG AGAGTTTGTTTATTACTACTCTCCATGCTCAGCAATGTTGTGGTCGGCGAAGGGAACAGTGTTCCTCCTGGTGACGTCACAGAGCACGTGACTGGCCTGCACTTTATCTCCCGGTAA
- the LOC133576939 gene encoding protocadherin beta-16-like produces MAPRKCVADARWIWRWFSGPRHQLGLLICIFYLVTTVGGQIRYSIPEEMKKGSVIGNVAQDLGLDVKRLRSGRARIVTGENVQYTELKTDKGLLVVNDRIDREQLCGDVTPCSFSFEVILENPLELHSVRILIQDQNDNNPQVLYPVQTGGSVLAEMVPRSADVGYLVTKVVAVDVDSGQNAWLSYKVHKATDRALFEVGLHNGEIRTVRQVTDKDAVKQRLSVLVEDNGQPSRSATVIVNVAVADSFPEVLSEFTDFSMHDKEYNDKLTFYLVLALAVVSFLFITCLLLIISVKVYRWRQSRVLYHSNLPVIPYYPPRYSDTLGTGTLQHVYNYEVCRTTDSRKSDMKNMQAMSQSLVSVDGADADTPHVTKQMSGNFSQMSTLSITDYVMKQSRCVHLRLRMQ; encoded by the exons ATGGCACCTCGAAAATGCGTCGCCGACGCACGATGGATTTGGCGATGGTTTTCTGGCCCACGACACCAATTGGGACTGCTTATTTGCATCTTTTATTTGGTCACCACGGTAGGTGGTCAGATTCGTTATTCTATCCCAGAAGAAATGAAGAAAGGCTCGGTGATCGGTAATGTGGCGCAAGATCTTGGCTTGGATGTGAAAAGGCTGCGTTCAGGGCGGGCCCGCATCGTGACGGGCGAAAACGTCCAGTACACCGAGCTGAAGACAGACAAAGGGCTTCTCGTCGTTAACGACAGAATAGACCGGGAGCAGCTTTGTGGAGATGTGACGCCATGTAGCTTCAGCTTTGAGGTCATTTTAGAAAATCCGTTAGAATTGCAC AGCGTTCGTATCCTGATTCAGGACCAGAATGACAACAACCCCCAGGTCCTGTATCCGGTCCAGACTGGTGGCTCGGTGCTGGCTGAAATGGTGCCTCGTTCAGCAGATGTGGGCTATCTGGTGACTAAAGTGGTGGCTGTTGATGTGGACTCTGGACAGAACGCCTGGCTCTCCTATAAAGTGCACAAAGCCACAGACAGGGCGCTGTTTGAAGTGGGCCTACACAATGGAGAAATAAGAACTGTCCGCCAAGTCACTGATAAAGATGCCGTCAAACAAAGACTGAGTGTTCTAGTGGAGGACAACGGGCAGCCCTCTCGTTCAGCTACAGTCATTGTTAACGTGGCGGTGGCGGACAGCTTCCCTGAAGTGCTGTCAGAGTTCACTGACTTTAGCATGCACGACAAGGAGTACAATGACAAGCTGACTTTTTACTTAGTCTTGGCTTTGGCTGTGGTCTCCTTCCTCTTCATCACCTGCTTGCTGCTCATCATATCAGTCAAAGTGTACAGGTGGAGACAGTCTCGCGTCCTGTACCACTCCAACCTCCCTGTCATTCCATATTATCCACCACGTTACTCAGACACTTTGGGGACAGGGACTCTCCAACACGTGTACAATTACGAGGTGTGCAGGACCACCGACTCCAGGAAAAGTGACATGAAGAATATGCAAGCCATGAGTCAAAGTTTAGTGAGTGTGGATGGAGCCGATGCTGATACACCACATGTGACCAAGCAGATGTCAGGAAACTTTTCACAGATGTCAACTTTG TCCATCACTGACTATGTAATGAAGCAGTCTCGCTGTGTTCATTTGAGGTTGAGGATGCAGTAG